The segment CCCAGGAGGAACCCGATGAGCGACAGGCCCAGGATCTGATTGAGACGACCGGATTCCCACATGAACTGCCACTTGAAAAGGTGCCCGAAGGCGAGATTCGTGCGCAGGGTCTCAAGGAGGCTGCCGGTGAGATAGGCGCGGGGGATGCCAAGGCTCCAGTAGCCCGGGGGACGGTTGGCCCATTCGGCGCCGGCAAGGGCACTCACCAGCTGAATCCACATCTGCGGCTGCAGCAGGAGAAAGACCGCCAGAGCGAGAATGGCCAGATTGGATTTCACCCGATAGATGGGCAGCAAGAGCACGCCCATAAGGGCCAAAATTTCGAGTATATCGTTCCAGTACCATAGGCTATGCAGAAGGCCGAACAGGCCCAAGACCGCCAGACGCCAGAGAAAACGGACAGTGAAGTCGTTTCCTCGCTGCGCCTGCCGGTCCATGATGATGAAGAACGAAGCGCCGAAACACAGCGACAGAAGAGCAAATGACTTGCCGCCGAACATGGTGAACACGACATCATGGACGGTGCGTTGCAACGGGACGGTGGTCGGGTGTGCCCAGTAGAGTGAGTAGAGTTCGGACATGTGCACGAAGAAGAGACCCATCAACGCCAAGCCTCGCAGAGCGTCGAGTCCCTCGAACCGAGGCGCATAGTCGGGTTGGCGTGCGATCAGACTTCCCCAGCATGATTTTCCGTGCAGAAGCGAGCGGTGGATACGCCACGGCATGCCGCCTCCGCTCAGGGGATCATTACACAGGGCAGGCCCTGTCCGACACCGGGACTTCCGGGCCAGAGCAACAAACCCCTCGCAACGCAGGGAACTCCCGCCCTGTGCTCCAGTTCAGCGGGGGTGGCGCGCTGGGCTATGCGCATGAGCGGAGGACGTCTTCCTCAGACTCCGGCCCGAGACGAAGGTGGTGAAGATGGAGCCGGAAGGGGCGCAGCAGGGGACCACGTCCGCCTTTCTCAATGATTGCGGCGAACTCGGACGTCGCATCGCAGAGTTCGACTGGGCCTCCACCTCCATCGGCCCGATCTCCGACTGGTCGCCGATCCTGCGCGGCACGGTCAGCCTCATGCTCCGCAGCGCGATCCCCATGGTGCTGCTTTGGGGCGAGCAGGGCGTCATGATCTATAATGACGCCTATGCACAGTTCTCCGGCCAGAGAGACGAGAAGCTGCTGGGATCCAATGTGCGGGAGGGTTGGGGGGAGGCCGCCAGCTTCAACGACCATGTGATGCGGGTGTGCCTCGCCGGGCAAACGCTCAGCTACAAGGATCTCGAGCTGACGCTCGACCGGAACGGCCAGCCCGAACAGGTGTGGATGGACCTCGACTATTCGCCGGTGCCCAGCGAGGACGGGAGCCCGGTGGGGGTCCTGGCCATCGTGGTGGAGACGACGGAGGCCCATCATGCGCAACGGGCGCTGGAGAACAGCGAAGCCCGGCTTCGGTTCCTGGACGCGCTCGGCCATGCCGTCGTCGGGCGGACCGATGCCGACGATGTGCTGGGCATCACCACCCGCATGACGGCAGAACATCTGAAAGTGTCCAGCTGCGCCTATGCCGACATGGATGATGATCAGGATGGCTTCACCATCCGCGGCGACTGGCATGCCGAAGGCTCCTCGTCCATCGTGGGCCACTACCAGCTCACAGATTTCGGGACGCTTGCCGTGCAAGAGCTGCGCGCGGGCAGGCCCTTGGTCATCAACGATACTTCGGCCGAGCTGCCGCCCGAAGAAGCCAAGGCGTTCCAGAATATCGGGATTGCCTCGACACTGTGCATGCCGCTGATCAAGGAGGGGCGGCTCATCGCCCTGATGGCGGTGCATGACAGCGCCGTGAGGCCCTGGTCGGATTACGATATCAGCATCATCCGAGAGGTTACCGAACGGTCCTGGGCGCATGTCCAGCGGGTGGGCGCCGAGGGCCTGTTGCGCGAGCGCGAGGGCCGAAACCGCCAGATCCTGGACAGCGCCAGTGATTATGGGATCGTGGCGACTGATCTCGACGGCATGATCACCATGTGGAATGCCGGCGCCGCCGACATGCTCGGCTGGGGCGAGGCGGAGATGCTGGGCCAATCCATGTCGATCATCTTCACGGAAGAGGACCGGCAGGCGGGACGACCGGAACAGAAGCGGCTGGAAGCACTGCAGACAGGGCAGGCCCATGATGCGCGCTGGCACGTCAAGAAGTCCGGCGATCAGTTCTGGGGCCTCAGCGAGATGCGGCCGCTGAGGGACGCCAAAGGCATCGCCGTCGGCTTCGTGAAGCTGATGCGCGATCGGACGGAACAACATCGCGCGCAAGAGGCGCTGCGGGCCACCGAGGAGCAGTTGCGCCGGGCGCAAACCGCCGGCGGCGTTGGCCTGTTCTCCATCGACGTGGCCACCAACATCATCCAGGGCACACCGGAATTCTGCCGGATCTTCGGCCTCGAACCCTGCCAGAGCCTCGATTCAAGGGAGATCGAGACGCTGATCGTTCCGGAGGACGTCGACGTCGTCTCGAACGAGGAGAGACGGCGCGCCGGGACCGCGCCGCTGGACGTGGAGTACCGGATCCGCCGGGCGGATACAGGCGAAGAGCGCATCATCGCCCGCAAGGCGCAATATGAGCGGGATGAACAGGGACATCCGCTCCGCCTGGTGGGGGCCGTCCAGGACTGGACCGAACGCCGGCGGGTGCAGTTCGCGTTGGAGAAGAGCGAGGCCCAGTTCAGTGCCCTGGCGCAGAACATGCCGAACCAGGTCTGGACCGCCCGTGCGGACGGGTCTCTCGACTGGTTCAACGCCCAGGTCTATGCCTATAGCGGTGCCGAACAAGCCTCCCTCCTCGGCGAGGGATGGGCGCAGATCGTGCATCCGGACGATCTGCCCCTGGCTGCACAGCGGTGGGCAAGCTCCGTGAGTTCGGGAGCGACCTATGAAACCGAGTTCCGTCTGCGCGACGCGGCGGGACATTACCGCTGGTACCTCGCGCGTGCCGTGCCGTTGAAGGATGCCCGCGGCCGGATCACCTCCTGGGTCGGCACCAACACCGATATCGATGTCCAGAAGATGGCGGAGGCCGCCAATGCGCGGGACCGAAACCGGCTGTGGACGATCAGCCAGGACCTCATGCTGGTCTGCGATTTCAGCGGCGCGATCACGGCCGTCAACCCTTCCGCCCAGAGGCTGCTCGGATGGAGCGAGGCGGAGATGGTGGGCAGGCTCCTGGGCGATTTCCTCCATCCCGAGGATCTGGAGGTCACCGCCTCGGAAGTCGCCAAGCTTTCGACGGGGGCCACCACGCTGGCATTCGAGAATCGATACCGCGCGAAAGACGGCGAGTATCGGCTGCTCGCCTGGACGGCTGTTCCCGACAATGGCCGCATCCATGCCGTGGGCCGCGACATTACGGAGCAACGGGCGATCGAAGATGCGCTGAGGCAGAGCCAGAAGATGGAAGCGGTCGGCCAGCTGACCGGCGGCATCGCCCATGATTTCAACAATCTGCTGCAGGGCATCACCGGCAGTCTCGACATGATCGACACCCGGCTGACCCAGGGCCGCGTCGACGATCTTCGGCGCTGGCTGACCGGTGCGAAGACCTCGGCGAACCGGGCTGCAGCCTTGACCCATCGGCTGCTGGCCTTTTCGCGCCGGCAACCCCTCGACCCGCGGCCGGTGCGGTCCAATCCGCTGATCTCTTCCATGGAGGACATGCTGCGGAGGACGCTGGGGGAGAGAATCGACCTCGAATTGGTGCTTGCCGGCGGACTCTGGCTCACGCGATGCGATCCCAACCAGTTGGAGAGCGCCATCCTCAACCTTGCCATCAATGCGCGGGATGCCATGCCGCACGGCGGCAAGCTCACGATCGAGACCTGCAACGCGCATCTCGACAGCGTCTATGCCGCCCGCCAGCGTGACGTGAAGCCCGGCCAATATGTGTGCATCTGCGTGACCGACAACGGCATCGGCATGGACAAGGAAACCGCGGTAAAGGCGTTCGAGCCCTTCTTTACGACCAAGCCGATCGGGCAGGGGACCGGGCTCGGGCTGTCGATGATCTACGGGTTCACACGGCAGTCGGGGGGGTATGCCCGGATCTATAGCGAAATCGGCCAGGGGACGACGATCAAGCTCTATCTGCCGCGCCATCGCGGCGAGGACGATCCGGAGGAGACGGCATCGGAGCTGGAGCCGGTGCCCTTCGGGCATGCGGGCGAAGTGATCCTGGTGGTGGAGGATGAGCCCGTCGTCAGGGGGCTGATCGTGGAGGTGCTGACCGAGATCGGCTACCAGGCGCTCGAAGCCGGCGACGGGACCAAAGGTCTGGAGATCCTGCATTCCAAGAGGCGAATCGACCTGCTGATCACCGATATGGGGCTCCCGGGGCTGAATGGCCGTCAGGTTGCAGAGGGCGGCCGGCTCGTCAGGCCGGAGCTGAAGGTCCTGTTCATCACCGGTTATGCCGAAAACGCGGCGCTGGCCTCGGGCTTTCTCGAGCCTGGAATGGCCATGATCACCAAGCCTTTCGCCATGGAGGCGCTGGCGGGCCGGATCAGAGACATCCTCGAAAGCTGAGTGCGGAGGCTGGCGAGTGCCCGCGTACCGCAGCCGGCGACAGGCGCTTGAGGAGCTCGCGTGATTTTCGCATCGATGTGGCAAAGATCACAGACCGCCTTCCGCATTTGAAGGACGCTGGGTTCATCGATGAGTTGCGATGTGTCAGCGCCCCCAAACTCTCGCCATTGCAACCATCGATTCAAGGGAGGAACGGCGGTCCGTACCGCCGCCGTTCCTCCCAGATTTGCGCCCTTCCAGAATAAGATAAGATATCCTATAGGATTTTATCTTGCGTTTCGGCACCGCGAGTGTAGCCTGCCTCTTCATCCGGACGGGGGCGGGCCGGGGACCGCGGGGCTCGTTTCCCAACGCGGCCCCGGATCCCTCTTTTCCGTGCCGAAGTTCATCCGAGAGACCGATGTTTGGAACTTTTCGCAGCCCCAAGGCAGTCTATTTCGGCGCAGGACAGCGCGCATTGCTCGCTCGTATCGTGGCCGGCTTCGGACAGCGGACACTCATCTGCACGGACGAACGCCTGGCATCCGATCCCGTGTTCGGCGCCCTGGTCGAGAGTGTCACTCGAGCGGGCGTGGCCGTGACCGTGTTCAGCCGGACCTTGCCCGACGTGCCGACCAGCTGCGTCGAGGATGCAGCGTCAGTGGCCCGCCAAATAAAGCCCGACAGCATCGTCGCCATCGGCGGAGGCAGCTGCCTCGACCTGGGAAAGATGGCCGCCCTGATCCACACCCATGGGGGTCGGCCGCAAGACTATTACGGCGAGTTCAAAGTGCCCGGGCCGGTCCTGCCCATCATCGCCCTGCCGACCACGGCGGGAACCGGGTCGGAGGTGACGCCGGTCGCCGTTTTGTCCGATCCCGACAAAGTTCTGAAAGTCGGCGTCTCAGATCCACACCTCATTCCCAGTGTTGCGATCTGTGACCCGGAGCTGACGCTTTCCTGCCCCGCCTCGCTGACTGCGGCGACCGGTGCCGATGCCCTGACGCATGCCATCGAGTCGTTCACTGCGATCCGCAGATCGGAAGAGGCCGGACTGCCGTTGGAGCGGGTGTTCGTCGGCAAGAATGCCATCAGCGACCACCATGCGCTGGAAGCCGTGAGGTTGATCTCGGGCGCGTTGGCCGGGGTCGTGGGGGACGGGACCCGGCTCGATCTGCGCGAGCAGATGATGTATGGCGCCATGCTGGCGGGACAGGCCTTCGCCAATGCCGGCAATGCCGCAGCCCATGCGTTGCAATATCCCATCGGCGCGCTGACACATACGGCCCATGGGATCGGCGTCGCCGCGCTGATGCCCTATGTGATGGCCTTCAATCTTCCGGCCCGCGCCGCGGAGTTCGCTGCGATCGCCGAGGCCATGGGCGTGGAGCCCGATGACAGCCAGGACGCCCTGGCGCTGGCCGCGATCGATGCGGTGGCTGCGCTCTATGGGGAGATCGGCATCCCCGCCACCCTCGCCGAACTGGGCTTTCCAGAGGACAGGATCGAGTGGGCTGCAGAACAGGCGATGACGGCCGCGAGACTGGTTCACAACAACCCGGTCGCGCTCGAGCTCGCTGACATGAAGACCATCCTGACGGCAGCCTATCATGGAGACAGGACCTCCCTGACGGATGGCCGCGCGAACGGGCGAGGCCCCGTCCATTCGGTCGCAAGGCTGCAAACTGAGACAGCACGTGGTCGCATTCCGTCCGTGGAGATCCAATCATCTTGAAAGACCGCGATTACCGTTTCGCTGCCACGGACGGCGACAGCCGACCGATCCGGTCGGTCGGGCTTGCCGACGAGGCCTATGCCCTCATCCTCGGGCAGCTGATCTCGCTGAAGCTGCCGCCGGGCGCGCGCATCACTGTCGATGAGTTGGCCCGGCAATTCGGCATTTCGCAGACCCCCATTCGCGAGGCGCTGGGGCGGCTCGAGACGCATGGGCTCGTCACGAAGACCCACCTGATCGGTTATCGCGCGACACCCCAGCTCACCCGTGAGCAATTCCAGGACCTGTATGAAATCCGACTGCTCCTCGAGCCGGCGGCCGCGCGACAAGCGGCACTCAAGATCGAGGCGCAAGAGATCGAAGCGCTGAAGCGCTTCGCCGCGGAGATGGCAGAGGAGGTCGCGCGCGGGGCGCAGGGCAATCATGGCCGCTTTCCCCTGCATGACGGGGAGTTTCACGCGCGGATCGCTCTCGCCGGACGGAACAACCTCATCGCCGATGCCCTGTCCCGGCTCCATGCGCATGTGCACATCTTCCGCCTGTATTATCACTCGTGGATCACGGAGAGCGCGGTGCGGGAGCATCAGGCCATCGTCGAGGCCATCGCCCGGCATGATGCCGACGGCGCGGAACGCAGCATGCGGTCGCATATCGAGGAGTCGTGGAGGCGCCTGAAACAAGGTTTCTGACGCCTGGCCGTACCCAAAAAAAACTAGAGGAGGAACGCTATGATAAAAAGATGCACCCTAATGATGCGGGTCTTGTTCTTGGCCCTTTGCGCGGTGATGCTCGTCGCGCCTCAGGCCCGAGCCGAGTATCCCGATCAGACCATCAAGTTCGTGGTTCCGTTCCCGGCGGGCGGCTCGACCGACATCGCCGCCCGGCTGATCGCCGAGCAACTCTCCCAGCGGCTGGGAGTGACGATCGTCATCGACAACCAGCCGGGTGCGAGCGGGCTGATCGGCGCCTCGAGCGTGGTGCGCGCGAAGCCGGACGGGTACACGTTCCTGGTCACCAGCAACGGCATTCATTCCGCGGCCGCCACCGGAACCGCAAATTTCGACCTGAAGACGGATCTCGTCCCGGTCAGTCAGATCGTGGGCGGAGCGCTGATGCTCGTGGGCAGCAAGGAGGCGCCGTTCGACACCATCCAGGGCTTCGTCGAGTATGCGCAGAAGGACCCGGACAAGGTGAATATCGCGATCAACGCCGCCCTGGGCAGCGCGCATATGGCCTTCGAGCGCTTCCGGCGGATGGTGAAGATCGAGTATCAGCCGATCTTCTATCCTGGCGAATCGCCCTCGCTCGCGGCCCTGGTGTCAGGAGAGTCCGCCGTGGGCATCATCTCGGCCCCAGCAGCGCGGGCGCTGGTCGAAGACGGAAAAGTCAACGGGCTTGCGGTCACGACACAGGAACGCTTCGCCCTCCTGCCCAACATCCCGACCCTGAACGAAACCGTCGCCCCGGGATATGCGGATGGCTATTCCACGGTGATCTTCGCGCCGAAGGGAACTCCGAATGACATCGTTCAGAAGATGTCGCGGGAGATCGCCGAGGTCGTGCGGCAACCCGAGACAGCGAAGAAGCTGCTGGAGCTCGGATTGACGGCGATGGGCAGCACGCCGGAGGAGTATGCCGCCATCGTCGCCGCCGATTTCGACCGGAACGTGACGCTCATCGCCGAGTTGCGAGCGTCCGGCCTCGCCGAGTAGCCTCGGCCATCGACCGAAAGCCCGGCCCACCGGCCGGGCCGGTCGATGCATGGCGCAACACGCGCTGGCGGAATGCTGCCGCCGGCCCATGAAATCCGATCGAACAAGGTGGCGCATCGGTGCGACTCAATATCAGGAACAGGCGCCCGCTCTATGCCGGCCTCTTCGTCATCGCCATCGGCCTGGCGGGCGTCTATTTCGGTTCAGGCCTCAAATTCGGCAGGGCGGCCGCCATGGGGCCGGGGTTCCTGCCGATCGTCTGTTCGTGGCTCATCGTCGCGCTCGGCGGGATCATCGTCGCGAAATCGCTGCATGAAGATGTCGAAATCATCGAACCGCCGGTTCCGCGCCCAGTCTTCATGATCTTCCTGGCCATCGGCCTGTTCGCCCTGCTGATCGACCGCGCCGGTCTCGGCATCACGGTCTTCAGCACCGTGTTCGTGGCCAGCTATGCCGGCCGCGCCAAATTGCTCGAGACGCTCATCCTGGCGCTCGTGGGGGCGGCGGCCTCCGCCATCGTGTTCGTGGTGCTGCTCGGCCTGCCCCTGCAGGTCTGGCCGGAGCTTGGTTGATGGACAATATCCTGCTCGGCTTCGCCCAGATCCTGACCCTCGACAATATGGGCCTCTGCCTGGCGGGTGCATTGGTTGGCACGCTGGTGGGGGTGCTGCCGGGACTCGGACCGCTGGCGACGCTCGCCATTCTCCTGCCCATCACCTTCGGCCTCGAACCGCTCGGGGCACTGGTGATGCTCGCGGGGGTCTATTACGGATCGCAATATGGCGGCTCCACCACAGCGATCCTGGTCAACCTCCCGGGAGAGTCCTCGTCGGTGGTGACCTGCATCGATGGTCACGAGATGACGAAACAAGGACGGGCAGGCGAGGCCTTGTTCATGGCCGCCACCGGATCCTTCATGGCGGGCTGCGTCGGTACCCTGGTCATCGCCCTGGCGGCCCCCAGCATCGGCGCCTTCGCCCAGCAATTCGCTTCGCCGGAATATACCGCGCTCTTGATCTTCGGCCTCATCGCGGCCGTGGTGATCGCATCTGGATCGGCGGTGGAAGCCCTGGTCCTGGCGCTGATCGGGGTGTTGCTCGGGTTCGTCGGCACCGACATCAATTCAGGTGCCGAACGCTATACTTTCGGCAGACTCGAGCTGCTCGACGGGCTCCAGTTCGTGCCGCTCGCGCTTGGGTTTTTCGGCATTCCGGAAATCATCGCCAATCTGGAGCATCCGGAGCAGCGGAAGGTGCTCACGGCCAAGCTGGGCAGCATCTGGCCGCGATGGCCGCAGATCAAGGCGGGGCTGCCGGCGATGATCCGCGGCACCGGCCTCGGGACCATGCTGGGCGTGCTGCCCGGGGGCGGGGCGCTGCTGAGTTCCTTCGTGTCCTATTCGGTCGAGAAGCGCCTGGCCACGGATCCGAGCCGCTTCGGAAAGGGTGCGGTCGAGGGCGTGGCCGGCCCGGAGGCTGCGAACAATGCCGGCGCGCAGACCTCGTTCATCCCCCTGCTCACTCTGGGCATTCCGTCCAACCCCGTCATGGCGATCATGATGGGGGCCATGATCCTGCACGGCATCCAGCCCGGCCCCCAGGTCATCGCCAAGCAGCCCGAGCTCTTCTGGGGCTTGGTCGCGAGCATGTGGATGGGCAATCTGTTCCTCCTGGTGATCAACCTGCCGATGATCGGCCTGTGGGTGAAGCTGCTCTCGGTCCCGTATCGACTGCTTTTCCCATTGATCGTGGCGATCGCCTGCATCGGGATCTACAGTGTCAATAATTCCGCCTTCGACGTGTTCACCGCCATGATCTTCGGCGCCATCGGCTATGTGTTCTACAAGCTCAAGCTTCAACCGGCGCCGCTGCTGCTGGGATTCATCGTGGGGCCGCTGCTGGAGGAGAACATGCGCCGCAGCCTGACGGTTTCCCGCGGCGATCCAACGGTGTTCTTCACCCGCCCGATCAGCGGCGTGCTCATGGCGGGAGCCATCGTGCTGCTGCTCGCGCTGCTGCTGCCCGCCATCCGGCGCGGGCGCGAAATCGCCCTCAAGGAATGATCATCAAAGGAGGAAGCCCCCCATGTATCTCGCCACCGATCCTCGCTCGACTCTGCACACCAAGACCGCGGCCCAGAAACCCGTGCCGGCGGCCTACCACGGTGCGGATTGCCTGAAGTTCTACGAAACCGGCCCTTCGGAACAGTCCGACCTGCACCAGAGCTGGCTTGGGCGCGGGCAGAATTTCATCGTCGATTATTGTGTCGCCAAGGACGGCGCGGTGCTGGAGCGTCGCAATCAAGCCGATGAGTACATGGTGATCCTGCCGGATCATTCCACCGCGGTCTCCGTCAGCTGGGGCGACGAAACCGTCGCGCTGGAAGGCTATTCGCTGACCATCGTGCCGCCCGGGGACAGCACAATCATGGTGCAACAGGGCGGCGTGATCGTGCGGCTGTTCACGTCACAGGCCACCGACCTCGCGGCGGCCTGCCTGAACCGGGAATCCTATAGCCAAGCCGATCCCAACGTCCCGGCCTTGCAGGCCTGGCCGGATCCGGCAGAGGGCCACCGCATTCGCAGCTACAGCCTGGACGTGCCCGAGGAAACCGGACGCTTCGGACGGATCTGGCGCTCAAGCACCTTCATGGTGAACATCTTCTATCCGCAGGGGCCGCGAGACATCACCAAGATGTCGCCGCATCACCACGACGATTTCCAGCAGGGTTCGCTGATGCTGGAAGGCGAGTGCATCCATCATCTCCGCTGGCCCTGGACCCCGGACATGACGATCTGGAAGGAGGACGAGCATTTTGTGTGCAAGTCGCCGTCATTGGCGATCATTCCGCCGCCGACCATCCATACCACGCAGATGACCGGCCCCAACAATCTGCTGATCGACATCTTCTGCCCGCCGCGGGAGGATTTCTCCCTCAAGGACGGATGGGTGCTCAACCATGACGACTATCCGATGCCGAAGGATGCGACGGGGGGCGCAGCATCGGGTTGAGGGCTGGCTCCTTCGGGGTGCTCCGATGGGTTCGCGTGGGTCCGGCGCCGATTAGAGGGCGCCGGTGATGTTGCCCTTCATGAGAATGGGGCCGGTGGGACGACCGATGGGGGACCCACCCTCCGGCTCCAGGGTGATCTCGTAGAGCTGGTTCTCCGTCGGGGCCGGCAGCCCGCCGACGGAAAGGTCGGTGCCGCGCATACGGTCGAGCAGACCGATGGAGACGGGGCCGAGGCTGCGGTTCCACAATGTCCAGACCTGGAGCGACTTGCCTTCCGGGACGTCGATGGTCTGGATGGGGACGAGCTCGATGCGGCCGTCGGCAAAGGCGTTCACGATGGCGGCGGGGCGATCACCCTCGCCCATGAGGATGGCCACCGAAGAGGGACGTTGTGCGTCGGAGGAGAGCCACGGTGCCGAGACCGCAAGCACGAGGGCGATGGCCGTCGCTGCCATGCCGATGCCGCGCCAGAGGACCAGGCTGTCCCAGAAATCGGAGAATGATCTGCGCACGGAACGCGTTTCGGCTGCAGGTGTGGCGGTCGCATGGAGGCGAGGGGAGGATTCGAGGCCGGAGGCAATTCGCTGCCACAGTCCAGCATCGGCCTCTGCGGGCGCAGCCGTCTCATCGAGCTCACGCAGCCGGTCGCGCCACGCTTCGACCATGGCCGCGAACTCACGATCCTCGGCCATCAGGCGGTCGCATTGCCGGTTCTCCTCGGCTTCCAGGAGACCAAGCACATATTCCGACGCCAGGCGCTGCCTGCTCTCCTCGGTCATGCCATGCACTCCCGCAGAGCCACGAGGCTGCGGCGGATCCAGGACTTGATCGTGCCGAGCGGAACCCGCAGACGCCCCGCCAGCTCGCCGTGAGACAATCCATGTGTATAGGCGAGGACGATCGCCTGACGGCGCGCGGGCTCAATGTTGTCGAGACACCGGCGCAAGGCACTCGCCTCCGACAGGGCAACGACCAGAGCCTCGGCGTCCGGCTCTTCGGCAGGCTGGTCCTCGACCTGGTCATCATGGACCAGATCGGTGCGGGACTCGTTGCGCAA is part of the Rhodoligotrophos appendicifer genome and harbors:
- a CDS encoding GntR family transcriptional regulator, with product MKDRDYRFAATDGDSRPIRSVGLADEAYALILGQLISLKLPPGARITVDELARQFGISQTPIREALGRLETHGLVTKTHLIGYRATPQLTREQFQDLYEIRLLLEPAAARQAALKIEAQEIEALKRFAAEMAEEVARGAQGNHGRFPLHDGEFHARIALAGRNNLIADALSRLHAHVHIFRLYYHSWITESAVREHQAIVEAIARHDADGAERSMRSHIEESWRRLKQGF
- a CDS encoding iron-containing alcohol dehydrogenase → MFGTFRSPKAVYFGAGQRALLARIVAGFGQRTLICTDERLASDPVFGALVESVTRAGVAVTVFSRTLPDVPTSCVEDAASVARQIKPDSIVAIGGGSCLDLGKMAALIHTHGGRPQDYYGEFKVPGPVLPIIALPTTAGTGSEVTPVAVLSDPDKVLKVGVSDPHLIPSVAICDPELTLSCPASLTAATGADALTHAIESFTAIRRSEEAGLPLERVFVGKNAISDHHALEAVRLISGALAGVVGDGTRLDLREQMMYGAMLAGQAFANAGNAAAHALQYPIGALTHTAHGIGVAALMPYVMAFNLPARAAEFAAIAEAMGVEPDDSQDALALAAIDAVAALYGEIGIPATLAELGFPEDRIEWAAEQAMTAARLVHNNPVALELADMKTILTAAYHGDRTSLTDGRANGRGPVHSVARLQTETARGRIPSVEIQSS
- a CDS encoding PAS domain S-box protein yields the protein MEPEGAQQGTTSAFLNDCGELGRRIAEFDWASTSIGPISDWSPILRGTVSLMLRSAIPMVLLWGEQGVMIYNDAYAQFSGQRDEKLLGSNVREGWGEAASFNDHVMRVCLAGQTLSYKDLELTLDRNGQPEQVWMDLDYSPVPSEDGSPVGVLAIVVETTEAHHAQRALENSEARLRFLDALGHAVVGRTDADDVLGITTRMTAEHLKVSSCAYADMDDDQDGFTIRGDWHAEGSSSIVGHYQLTDFGTLAVQELRAGRPLVINDTSAELPPEEAKAFQNIGIASTLCMPLIKEGRLIALMAVHDSAVRPWSDYDISIIREVTERSWAHVQRVGAEGLLREREGRNRQILDSASDYGIVATDLDGMITMWNAGAADMLGWGEAEMLGQSMSIIFTEEDRQAGRPEQKRLEALQTGQAHDARWHVKKSGDQFWGLSEMRPLRDAKGIAVGFVKLMRDRTEQHRAQEALRATEEQLRRAQTAGGVGLFSIDVATNIIQGTPEFCRIFGLEPCQSLDSREIETLIVPEDVDVVSNEERRRAGTAPLDVEYRIRRADTGEERIIARKAQYERDEQGHPLRLVGAVQDWTERRRVQFALEKSEAQFSALAQNMPNQVWTARADGSLDWFNAQVYAYSGAEQASLLGEGWAQIVHPDDLPLAAQRWASSVSSGATYETEFRLRDAAGHYRWYLARAVPLKDARGRITSWVGTNTDIDVQKMAEAANARDRNRLWTISQDLMLVCDFSGAITAVNPSAQRLLGWSEAEMVGRLLGDFLHPEDLEVTASEVAKLSTGATTLAFENRYRAKDGEYRLLAWTAVPDNGRIHAVGRDITEQRAIEDALRQSQKMEAVGQLTGGIAHDFNNLLQGITGSLDMIDTRLTQGRVDDLRRWLTGAKTSANRAAALTHRLLAFSRRQPLDPRPVRSNPLISSMEDMLRRTLGERIDLELVLAGGLWLTRCDPNQLESAILNLAINARDAMPHGGKLTIETCNAHLDSVYAARQRDVKPGQYVCICVTDNGIGMDKETAVKAFEPFFTTKPIGQGTGLGLSMIYGFTRQSGGYARIYSEIGQGTTIKLYLPRHRGEDDPEETASELEPVPFGHAGEVILVVEDEPVVRGLIVEVLTEIGYQALEAGDGTKGLEILHSKRRIDLLITDMGLPGLNGRQVAEGGRLVRPELKVLFITGYAENAALASGFLEPGMAMITKPFAMEALAGRIRDILES
- a CDS encoding tripartite tricarboxylate transporter permease; translated protein: MDNILLGFAQILTLDNMGLCLAGALVGTLVGVLPGLGPLATLAILLPITFGLEPLGALVMLAGVYYGSQYGGSTTAILVNLPGESSSVVTCIDGHEMTKQGRAGEALFMAATGSFMAGCVGTLVIALAAPSIGAFAQQFASPEYTALLIFGLIAAVVIASGSAVEALVLALIGVLLGFVGTDINSGAERYTFGRLELLDGLQFVPLALGFFGIPEIIANLEHPEQRKVLTAKLGSIWPRWPQIKAGLPAMIRGTGLGTMLGVLPGGGALLSSFVSYSVEKRLATDPSRFGKGAVEGVAGPEAANNAGAQTSFIPLLTLGIPSNPVMAIMMGAMILHGIQPGPQVIAKQPELFWGLVASMWMGNLFLLVINLPMIGLWVKLLSVPYRLLFPLIVAIACIGIYSVNNSAFDVFTAMIFGAIGYVFYKLKLQPAPLLLGFIVGPLLEENMRRSLTVSRGDPTVFFTRPISGVLMAGAIVLLLALLLPAIRRGREIALKE
- a CDS encoding tripartite tricarboxylate transporter TctB family protein, giving the protein MRLNIRNRRPLYAGLFVIAIGLAGVYFGSGLKFGRAAAMGPGFLPIVCSWLIVALGGIIVAKSLHEDVEIIEPPVPRPVFMIFLAIGLFALLIDRAGLGITVFSTVFVASYAGRAKLLETLILALVGAAASAIVFVVLLGLPLQVWPELG
- a CDS encoding Bug family tripartite tricarboxylate transporter substrate binding protein encodes the protein MIKRCTLMMRVLFLALCAVMLVAPQARAEYPDQTIKFVVPFPAGGSTDIAARLIAEQLSQRLGVTIVIDNQPGASGLIGASSVVRAKPDGYTFLVTSNGIHSAAATGTANFDLKTDLVPVSQIVGGALMLVGSKEAPFDTIQGFVEYAQKDPDKVNIAINAALGSAHMAFERFRRMVKIEYQPIFYPGESPSLAALVSGESAVGIISAPAARALVEDGKVNGLAVTTQERFALLPNIPTLNETVAPGYADGYSTVIFAPKGTPNDIVQKMSREIAEVVRQPETAKKLLELGLTAMGSTPEEYAAIVAADFDRNVTLIAELRASGLAE
- a CDS encoding DUF418 domain-containing protein, with the translated sequence MPWRIHRSLLHGKSCWGSLIARQPDYAPRFEGLDALRGLALMGLFFVHMSELYSLYWAHPTTVPLQRTVHDVVFTMFGGKSFALLSLCFGASFFIIMDRQAQRGNDFTVRFLWRLAVLGLFGLLHSLWYWNDILEILALMGVLLLPIYRVKSNLAILALAVFLLLQPQMWIQLVSALAGAEWANRPPGYWSLGIPRAYLTGSLLETLRTNLAFGHLFKWQFMWESGRLNQILGLSLIGFLLGRIGFFQRPESFVRTRLVCFAVAVIVALGLYLGRDHLAALVPQARPMVMPRVILTTILSSLLNLSLMVVLMMGFLILYYGRGHRILNALAPAGRMTLTLYVGQALVFVPVFYGFGLGLHATMTQTSVMPLAASAFAAQLVFAHMWFRHFRYGPLEWVWRAATFWTVDVPFRRRPA